The Vigna unguiculata cultivar IT97K-499-35 chromosome 6, ASM411807v1, whole genome shotgun sequence genome contains a region encoding:
- the LOC114187755 gene encoding regulator of nonsense transcripts UPF3-like isoform X3, giving the protein MKGALDRTKVVLRHLPPSLSEAALLAQIDAAFADRYNWLSFRPGKISQKHISYSRAYIDFKRPDDVILFAEFFNGHVFVNEKGSQFKVIVEYAPSQRVPRQWSKKDGRDGTIYKDSEYMEFLELLSKPVENLPSAEIQLEKREAERSGAAKDIPISTPLMDFVRQKRAAKGPRRSLSNGKVSRRGTSSNGSPSSGTSRRGSGKKRVSATMYVARHPGKNATMKDRSIYTLVPSQGDQHISSKASNMASSDGKQTLDENGVSGNNDAGKKRVLLRKGKEREIIAVSDLDSMSQHHNITSSAKEILGATVLKQNQRHEGSGRIIRSILSKKELRQSQSSRALSEQQIQKSNLGKEKQSPRPIHVQLILKGMNGTSENKIGVHDSHVSSERQDRHTRHKDRPDRGVWTSSNGADESFSSAASSQVDPFEGRSADLKHDMPNARSGEVKSLGGVRTSHSSENGFKHFGRRGPTHGVKDVDSYSVSSEGKHPRRSGTTAYGSNEKQVWVQKASSGT; this is encoded by the exons ATGAAGGGTGCGTTGGATCGGACGAAGGTGGTGCTGCGTCACTTGCCGCCCTCTCTTTCTGAGGCCGCGCTTTTGGCCCAAATTGATGCCGCCTTCGCTGACCGCTACAACTGGCTCTCTTTCCGTCCTGGCAAAATCAG CCAGAAGCATATATCATATTCTAGAGCCTACATTGACTTCAAGAGGCCAGATGACGTTATACTGTTTGCGGAGTTCTTTAATGGACACGTCTTTGTGAATGAAAAGG GATCTCAGTTCAAAGTTATTGTTGAATATGCTCCTTCCCAACGCGTTCCAAGACAGTGGTCTAAAAAGGATGGTCGTGATGGGACCATATATAAAG ATTCTGAGTATATGGAGTTTCTTGAACTACTTTCCAAGCCTGTTGAGAATCTTCCCAGCGCTGAGATACAATTGGAGAAGAGAGAAGCAGAACGATCTG GTGCTGCAAAAGATATTCCTATAAGTACACCACTGATGGATTTTGTGCGCCAGAAAAGAGCTGCCAAGGGACCTCgg AGGTCGTTATCCAATGGCAAAGTGAGTAGAAGAGGCACTTCATCAAATGGGAGTCCTAGTTCTGGCACATCAAGACGAGGTTCCGGAAAGAAGAGGGTTTCTGCTACTATG TATGTTGCCAGGCACCCAGGGAAAAATGCTACTATGAAAGACAGATCAATTTATACTTTGGTTCCTAGCCAAGGTGATCAGCATATTTCAAGTAAAGCTTCAAATATGGCCTCTTCAGATGGAAAACAAACCCTTGATGAGAATG GAGTTTCTGGAAATAATGATGCTGGAAAAAAAAGAGTACTGCTTCGTAAAGGGAAAGAAAGAGAGATAATTGCT GTATCTGATTTAGATAGCATGTCACAGCATCACAATATAACATCTTCAGCTAAAGAAATTCTTGGTGCAACAGTTTTGAAGCAGAATCAGAGGCATGAAGGTAGCGGAAGGATTATCAGAAGTATACTCTCAAAAAAGGAGTTGCGTCAAAGCCAATCTTCCAGGGCACTCTCTGAGCAGCAAATCCAAAAATCTAATctaggaaaagaaaaacaatccCCTCGGCCCATACACGTGCAACTAATTCTGAAGGGCATGAATGGTACATCAGAGAATAAGATTGGTGTGCATGATTCACATGTATCTAGCGAGAGGCAGGATAGGCATACTAGGCATAAAGATAGACCAGATCGTGGTGTTTGGACAAGTTCCAATGGAGCTGATGAGTCTTTCTCATCTGCTGCTTCCTCACAAGTAGATCCTTTCGAAG GAAGAAGTGCAGATTTGAAACATGACATGCCAAATGCAAGAAGTGGGGAGGTAAAATCTCTTGGAGGTGTCCGTACCAGTCATTCATCAGAAAATG GCTTCAAGCATTTTGGTCGCCGCGGACCAACACATGGGGTAAAGGATGTTGATAGCTATTCAGTTTCAAGTGAAGGGAAGCATCCTAGAAGATCTGGTACCACTGCTTATGGTTCCAACGAG AAACAAGTTTGGGTTCAAAAAGCAAGTTCTGGTACCTAG
- the LOC114187755 gene encoding regulator of nonsense transcripts UPF3-like isoform X4, giving the protein MPPSLTATTGSLSVLAKSGSQFKVIVEYAPSQRVPRQWSKKDGRDGTIYKDSEYMEFLELLSKPVENLPSAEIQLEKREAERSGAAKDIPISTPLMDFVRQKRAAKGPRRSLSNGKVSRRGTSSNGSPSSGTSRRGSGKKRVSATMYVARHPGKNATMKDRSIYTLVPSQGDQHISSKASNMASSDGKQTLDENGVSGNNDAGKKRVLLRKGKEREIIAVSDLDSMSQHHNITSSAKEILGATVLKQNQRHEGSGRIIRSILSKKELRQSQSSRALSEQQIQKSNLGKEKQSPRPIHVQLILKGMNGTSENKIGVHDSHVSSERQDRHTRHKDRPDRGVWTSSNGADESFSSAASSQVDPFEGRSADLKHDMPNARSGEVKSLGGVRTSHSSENGFKHFGRRGPTHGVKDVDSYSVSSEGKHPRRSGTTAYGSNEKQVWVQKASSGT; this is encoded by the exons ATGCCGCCTTCGCTGACCGCTACAACTGGCTCTCTTTCCGTCCTGGCAAAATCAG GATCTCAGTTCAAAGTTATTGTTGAATATGCTCCTTCCCAACGCGTTCCAAGACAGTGGTCTAAAAAGGATGGTCGTGATGGGACCATATATAAAG ATTCTGAGTATATGGAGTTTCTTGAACTACTTTCCAAGCCTGTTGAGAATCTTCCCAGCGCTGAGATACAATTGGAGAAGAGAGAAGCAGAACGATCTG GTGCTGCAAAAGATATTCCTATAAGTACACCACTGATGGATTTTGTGCGCCAGAAAAGAGCTGCCAAGGGACCTCgg AGGTCGTTATCCAATGGCAAAGTGAGTAGAAGAGGCACTTCATCAAATGGGAGTCCTAGTTCTGGCACATCAAGACGAGGTTCCGGAAAGAAGAGGGTTTCTGCTACTATG TATGTTGCCAGGCACCCAGGGAAAAATGCTACTATGAAAGACAGATCAATTTATACTTTGGTTCCTAGCCAAGGTGATCAGCATATTTCAAGTAAAGCTTCAAATATGGCCTCTTCAGATGGAAAACAAACCCTTGATGAGAATG GAGTTTCTGGAAATAATGATGCTGGAAAAAAAAGAGTACTGCTTCGTAAAGGGAAAGAAAGAGAGATAATTGCT GTATCTGATTTAGATAGCATGTCACAGCATCACAATATAACATCTTCAGCTAAAGAAATTCTTGGTGCAACAGTTTTGAAGCAGAATCAGAGGCATGAAGGTAGCGGAAGGATTATCAGAAGTATACTCTCAAAAAAGGAGTTGCGTCAAAGCCAATCTTCCAGGGCACTCTCTGAGCAGCAAATCCAAAAATCTAATctaggaaaagaaaaacaatccCCTCGGCCCATACACGTGCAACTAATTCTGAAGGGCATGAATGGTACATCAGAGAATAAGATTGGTGTGCATGATTCACATGTATCTAGCGAGAGGCAGGATAGGCATACTAGGCATAAAGATAGACCAGATCGTGGTGTTTGGACAAGTTCCAATGGAGCTGATGAGTCTTTCTCATCTGCTGCTTCCTCACAAGTAGATCCTTTCGAAG GAAGAAGTGCAGATTTGAAACATGACATGCCAAATGCAAGAAGTGGGGAGGTAAAATCTCTTGGAGGTGTCCGTACCAGTCATTCATCAGAAAATG GCTTCAAGCATTTTGGTCGCCGCGGACCAACACATGGGGTAAAGGATGTTGATAGCTATTCAGTTTCAAGTGAAGGGAAGCATCCTAGAAGATCTGGTACCACTGCTTATGGTTCCAACGAG AAACAAGTTTGGGTTCAAAAAGCAAGTTCTGGTACCTAG
- the LOC114187755 gene encoding regulator of nonsense transcripts UPF3-like isoform X2 encodes MKGALDRTKVVLRHLPPSLSEAALLAQIDAAFADRYNWLSFRPGKISQLTVPRLGQARLGQKHISYSRAYIDFKRPDDVILFAEFFNGHVFVNEKGSQFKVIVEYAPSQRVPRQWSKKDGRDGTIYKDSEYMEFLELLSKPVENLPSAEIQLEKREAERSGAAKDIPISTPLMDFVRQKRAAKGPRRSLSNGKVSRRGTSSNGSPSSGTSRRGSGKKRVSATMYVARHPGKNATMKDRSIYTLVPSQGDQHISSKASNMASSDGKQTLDENGVSGNNDAGKKRVLLRKGKEREIIAVSDLDSMSQHHNITSSAKEILGATVLKQNQRHEGSGRIIRSILSKKELRQSQSSRALSEQQIQKSNLGKEKQSPRPIHVQLILKGMNGTSENKIGVHDSHVSSERQDRHTRHKDRPDRGVWTSSNGADESFSSAASSQVDPFEGRSADLKHDMPNARSGEVKSLGGVRTSHSSENGFKHFGRRGPTHGVKDVDSYSVSSEGKHPRRSGTTAYGSNEKQVWVQKASSGT; translated from the exons ATGAAGGGTGCGTTGGATCGGACGAAGGTGGTGCTGCGTCACTTGCCGCCCTCTCTTTCTGAGGCCGCGCTTTTGGCCCAAATTGATGCCGCCTTCGCTGACCGCTACAACTGGCTCTCTTTCCGTCCTGGCAAAATCAG TCAATTGACCGTGCCTAGGCTTGGCCAGGCTAGGCTAGG CCAGAAGCATATATCATATTCTAGAGCCTACATTGACTTCAAGAGGCCAGATGACGTTATACTGTTTGCGGAGTTCTTTAATGGACACGTCTTTGTGAATGAAAAGG GATCTCAGTTCAAAGTTATTGTTGAATATGCTCCTTCCCAACGCGTTCCAAGACAGTGGTCTAAAAAGGATGGTCGTGATGGGACCATATATAAAG ATTCTGAGTATATGGAGTTTCTTGAACTACTTTCCAAGCCTGTTGAGAATCTTCCCAGCGCTGAGATACAATTGGAGAAGAGAGAAGCAGAACGATCTG GTGCTGCAAAAGATATTCCTATAAGTACACCACTGATGGATTTTGTGCGCCAGAAAAGAGCTGCCAAGGGACCTCgg AGGTCGTTATCCAATGGCAAAGTGAGTAGAAGAGGCACTTCATCAAATGGGAGTCCTAGTTCTGGCACATCAAGACGAGGTTCCGGAAAGAAGAGGGTTTCTGCTACTATG TATGTTGCCAGGCACCCAGGGAAAAATGCTACTATGAAAGACAGATCAATTTATACTTTGGTTCCTAGCCAAGGTGATCAGCATATTTCAAGTAAAGCTTCAAATATGGCCTCTTCAGATGGAAAACAAACCCTTGATGAGAATG GAGTTTCTGGAAATAATGATGCTGGAAAAAAAAGAGTACTGCTTCGTAAAGGGAAAGAAAGAGAGATAATTGCT GTATCTGATTTAGATAGCATGTCACAGCATCACAATATAACATCTTCAGCTAAAGAAATTCTTGGTGCAACAGTTTTGAAGCAGAATCAGAGGCATGAAGGTAGCGGAAGGATTATCAGAAGTATACTCTCAAAAAAGGAGTTGCGTCAAAGCCAATCTTCCAGGGCACTCTCTGAGCAGCAAATCCAAAAATCTAATctaggaaaagaaaaacaatccCCTCGGCCCATACACGTGCAACTAATTCTGAAGGGCATGAATGGTACATCAGAGAATAAGATTGGTGTGCATGATTCACATGTATCTAGCGAGAGGCAGGATAGGCATACTAGGCATAAAGATAGACCAGATCGTGGTGTTTGGACAAGTTCCAATGGAGCTGATGAGTCTTTCTCATCTGCTGCTTCCTCACAAGTAGATCCTTTCGAAG GAAGAAGTGCAGATTTGAAACATGACATGCCAAATGCAAGAAGTGGGGAGGTAAAATCTCTTGGAGGTGTCCGTACCAGTCATTCATCAGAAAATG GCTTCAAGCATTTTGGTCGCCGCGGACCAACACATGGGGTAAAGGATGTTGATAGCTATTCAGTTTCAAGTGAAGGGAAGCATCCTAGAAGATCTGGTACCACTGCTTATGGTTCCAACGAG AAACAAGTTTGGGTTCAAAAAGCAAGTTCTGGTACCTAG
- the LOC114187755 gene encoding regulator of nonsense transcripts UPF3-like isoform X1: protein MKGALDRTKVVLRHLPPSLSEAALLAQIDAAFADRYNWLSFRPGKISSQLTVPRLGQARLGQKHISYSRAYIDFKRPDDVILFAEFFNGHVFVNEKGSQFKVIVEYAPSQRVPRQWSKKDGRDGTIYKDSEYMEFLELLSKPVENLPSAEIQLEKREAERSGAAKDIPISTPLMDFVRQKRAAKGPRRSLSNGKVSRRGTSSNGSPSSGTSRRGSGKKRVSATMYVARHPGKNATMKDRSIYTLVPSQGDQHISSKASNMASSDGKQTLDENGVSGNNDAGKKRVLLRKGKEREIIAVSDLDSMSQHHNITSSAKEILGATVLKQNQRHEGSGRIIRSILSKKELRQSQSSRALSEQQIQKSNLGKEKQSPRPIHVQLILKGMNGTSENKIGVHDSHVSSERQDRHTRHKDRPDRGVWTSSNGADESFSSAASSQVDPFEGRSADLKHDMPNARSGEVKSLGGVRTSHSSENGFKHFGRRGPTHGVKDVDSYSVSSEGKHPRRSGTTAYGSNEKQVWVQKASSGT, encoded by the exons ATGAAGGGTGCGTTGGATCGGACGAAGGTGGTGCTGCGTCACTTGCCGCCCTCTCTTTCTGAGGCCGCGCTTTTGGCCCAAATTGATGCCGCCTTCGCTGACCGCTACAACTGGCTCTCTTTCCGTCCTGGCAAAATCAG TAGTCAATTGACCGTGCCTAGGCTTGGCCAGGCTAGGCTAGG CCAGAAGCATATATCATATTCTAGAGCCTACATTGACTTCAAGAGGCCAGATGACGTTATACTGTTTGCGGAGTTCTTTAATGGACACGTCTTTGTGAATGAAAAGG GATCTCAGTTCAAAGTTATTGTTGAATATGCTCCTTCCCAACGCGTTCCAAGACAGTGGTCTAAAAAGGATGGTCGTGATGGGACCATATATAAAG ATTCTGAGTATATGGAGTTTCTTGAACTACTTTCCAAGCCTGTTGAGAATCTTCCCAGCGCTGAGATACAATTGGAGAAGAGAGAAGCAGAACGATCTG GTGCTGCAAAAGATATTCCTATAAGTACACCACTGATGGATTTTGTGCGCCAGAAAAGAGCTGCCAAGGGACCTCgg AGGTCGTTATCCAATGGCAAAGTGAGTAGAAGAGGCACTTCATCAAATGGGAGTCCTAGTTCTGGCACATCAAGACGAGGTTCCGGAAAGAAGAGGGTTTCTGCTACTATG TATGTTGCCAGGCACCCAGGGAAAAATGCTACTATGAAAGACAGATCAATTTATACTTTGGTTCCTAGCCAAGGTGATCAGCATATTTCAAGTAAAGCTTCAAATATGGCCTCTTCAGATGGAAAACAAACCCTTGATGAGAATG GAGTTTCTGGAAATAATGATGCTGGAAAAAAAAGAGTACTGCTTCGTAAAGGGAAAGAAAGAGAGATAATTGCT GTATCTGATTTAGATAGCATGTCACAGCATCACAATATAACATCTTCAGCTAAAGAAATTCTTGGTGCAACAGTTTTGAAGCAGAATCAGAGGCATGAAGGTAGCGGAAGGATTATCAGAAGTATACTCTCAAAAAAGGAGTTGCGTCAAAGCCAATCTTCCAGGGCACTCTCTGAGCAGCAAATCCAAAAATCTAATctaggaaaagaaaaacaatccCCTCGGCCCATACACGTGCAACTAATTCTGAAGGGCATGAATGGTACATCAGAGAATAAGATTGGTGTGCATGATTCACATGTATCTAGCGAGAGGCAGGATAGGCATACTAGGCATAAAGATAGACCAGATCGTGGTGTTTGGACAAGTTCCAATGGAGCTGATGAGTCTTTCTCATCTGCTGCTTCCTCACAAGTAGATCCTTTCGAAG GAAGAAGTGCAGATTTGAAACATGACATGCCAAATGCAAGAAGTGGGGAGGTAAAATCTCTTGGAGGTGTCCGTACCAGTCATTCATCAGAAAATG GCTTCAAGCATTTTGGTCGCCGCGGACCAACACATGGGGTAAAGGATGTTGATAGCTATTCAGTTTCAAGTGAAGGGAAGCATCCTAGAAGATCTGGTACCACTGCTTATGGTTCCAACGAG AAACAAGTTTGGGTTCAAAAAGCAAGTTCTGGTACCTAG